A genomic region of Elephas maximus indicus isolate mEleMax1 chromosome 10, mEleMax1 primary haplotype, whole genome shotgun sequence contains the following coding sequences:
- the LOC126084262 gene encoding olfactory receptor 4F3/4F16/4F29-like: protein MDRGNHSVVSEFVFLGLTNSRKTQLLLLIFSSGLYMASLTGNILIVFSVTTDPHLHSPMYFLLASLSFIDLGACSATSPKMIYDLFRKHKVISFRGCITQIFFIHVIGGVEMVLLIAMAFDRYVAICKPLHYLTIMRPRMCILFLAAAWALGIIHSLFQLAFIINLPFCGPNVLDSFYRDLPKLLRLACRNTYRLQLMVTVNSGFLCVGSFFILVISYIFILFTVWKHSSAGSPKALSALSAHITVVFFFFGPTMFVYTWPHPNSQMDKYLALSDGVLTPFLNPVIYTFRNKEMKTAMKRVFRPLLIFRKIS from the coding sequence ATGGATAGAGGGAATCACTCTGTGGTATCTGAGTTTGTGTTTCTGGGACTCACCAATTCACGGAAGACCCAGCTCCTCCTCCTGATTTTCTCCTCTGGGCTCTACATGGCAAGCCTGACTGGAAATATCCTCATTGTGTTTTCTGTGACCACTGATCCTCACTTACATTCCCCTATGTACTTCCTACTGGCCAGTCTCTCCTTCATTGACCTGGGGGCCTGCTCTGCTACTTCCCCCAAGATGATTTATGACCTTTTCAGAAAGCACAAAGTCATTTCCTTCAGAGGCTGCATTACTCAGATCTTCTTCATTCATGTCATTGGTGGCGTGGAGATGGTGCTGCTCATAGCCATGGCTTTTGACAGGTATGTGGCCATATGTAAACCTCTTCACTACCTCACCATCATGAGGCCACGGATGTGCATTTTGTTTCTGGCTGCTGCTTGGGCCCTTGGTATTATTCACTCACTGTTCCAACTGGCATTTATAATTAATTTACCCTTCTGTGGCCCTAATGTATTGGACAGTTTTTACCGTGACCTACCTAAGCTCCTCCGACTGGCCTGCAGAAATACCTACAGATTGCAGTTGATGGTCACTGTGAACAGTGGGTTCCTTTGTGTTGGTTCTTTCTTCATACTTGTCATCTCCTACATCTTCATCCTTTTCACTGTTTGGAAACATTCCTCAGCTGGTTCACCCAAGGCCCTCTCCGCTCTGTCAGCTCACATCactgtggtcttttttttctttggtccAACCATGTTTGTCTATACATGGCCACATCCCAATTCACAGATGGACAAATATCTTGCTCTCTCTGATGGAGTTCTCACTCCTTTTCTAAATCCAGTCATCTATACATTCAGGAATAAAGAGATGAAGACAGCAATGAAGAGAGTTTTCAGACCACTTCTGATTTTCAGAAAGATCTCATAA